The Microcebus murinus isolate Inina chromosome 4, M.murinus_Inina_mat1.0, whole genome shotgun sequence genome has a segment encoding these proteins:
- the PSMA1 gene encoding proteasome subunit alpha type-1, whose amino-acid sequence MFRNQYDNDVTVWSPQGRIHQIEYAMEAVKQGSATVGLKSKTHAVLVALKRAQSELAAHQKKILHVDNHIGISIAGLTADARLLCNFMRQECLDSRFVFDRPLPVSRLVSLIGSKTQIPTQRYGRRPYGVGLLIAGYDDMGPHIFQTCPSANYFDCRAMSIGARSQSARTYLERHMSEFMECNLNELVKHGLRALRETLPAEQDLTTKNVSIGIVGKDLEFTIYDDDDVSPFLEGLEERPQRKSQPAQPADEPAEKADEPMEH is encoded by the exons ttTCGCAACCAGTATGACAATGATGTTACTGTTTGGAGCCCTcag ggCAGGATTCATCAAATTGAATATGCAATGGAAGCTGTTAAACAAGGTTCAGCCACAGTTGGTCTGAAGTCAAAAACCCATGCAGTGTTGGTAGCTTTGAAA AGGGCACAGTCAGAGCTTGCAgctcatcagaaaaaaattctccatGTTGACAACCATATTGGTATCTCAATTGCGGGGCTTACTGCTGATGCTAGACTGTTGTG taattttatgcGCCAGGAGTGTTTGGATTCCAGATTTGTATTTGACAGACCACTTCCTGTGTCTCGTCTTGTCTCTCTAATCGGAAGCA AGACCCAGATACCAACACAACGATATGGCCGGAGACCGTATGGTGTTGGGCTGCTTATTGCTGGTTATGAT GATATGGGTCCTCACATTTTCCAAACCTGTCCATCTGCTAACTACTTCGACTGCCGAGCTATGTCCATTGGAGCCCGTTCCCAATCAGCTCGTACTTACTTGGAGAGACATATGTCTGAATTTATGGAGT GCAATTTAAATGAACTGGTTAAACATGGTCTGCGTGCCCTAAGAGAGACACTTCCTGCAGAGCAGGACCTAACTACAAAG AATGTTTCCATTGGAATTGTTGGTAAAGACTTGGAGTTTACAatctatgatgatgatgatgtgtcTCCATTCCTGGAAGGTCTAGAAGAAAGACCACAGAGAAAGTCACAG CCTGCTCAACCTGCTGATGAACCTGCAGAAAAGGCTGATGAGCCAATGGAACATTAA